The DNA window GCTCATCATATCACTCACAAAATTTGAAGACATTATTTAATGGGTTAAATCACTTTTTGGGGCCTAAACGTCTTTTTAGTTCAAGTTAGGTCTTGAACTAGGCAGTTGTTCTAACATTGGGGCCTGAacattttttgtccaagttagccCCAAAACTTGGCAAGTGTTTCCAAATTAGGGCCTGAACTTTTTGCGTCCGAGTTAATCACTGATATTTCCTTAAGAACCCTAAAGTTCGGGACCCAATATGGGAACAATTGCCAAGTCCAAGCCCCAACATGGGAACAATTatcaagttcagggactaacttgaacaaaaaaaagtttaagccCCAATATGGAAAAAATTACCTAGTTCGGGCCCCAACTTGTTGCCAAGTTCAGGTCCCAAATAGTGATTTAACCCTATTTTAAACACCAATTGACTAGGAGCTCATCATTATTAGAATGCTGATTCCCTAGCAGCATCCAACTAACACTTGTAATTTTGTTTCTCATGCAAAGGTGACAATAATCTCAGAAAATCACGAATAGGAAGTTTTAAGGGGCAATTGGCATTGAATTTTTTCCTATAATAGATTCTATTCTGTTGCACAAAAACTTATCGATAAGAGAACTGTTCGAATAAATTAATTGTTTAAGACAAGATTACAAGTTCGAATAGATGGCAATAGAAAAAGTAGTGGGCTAAAGACAGCACTGTACCTTTGATAAAAGAAAGAGAGGAATGCGGTGATGTAACAGGGTCGGAAGCACTTTGTGACCTGTCAATACCTGGAGATCCACCATTAATCTTAAGGCTGAAAACATGGACTGTGCCTTTGTCACTTGAAACTGCTAACCACTGGGCATTTGAAGAGAACGCCAAACTATAAATTTCAGCTCTATCTGCCCCCCTTCTTACCTATATTTATACACATGAAAACTTCCAGAATGTCAGCAAATGTTTTGAATCATAGTAAGTAAGATAATTATTATGGAATCTCAATGTAGCCCAGAACCGTAAGAATCACTAAAGCCActaaaatgattttgtgaatatGTTGCACTCACTGCATCTAGAAAATTCAAAAGAACAATATCTAACACTCGTAACACATGACATGACAGTTTAGTAGAAAACCATGAAAAAACTGGATTACTTAGACACATACTTAACTATGAACTAGTTAGTATCCCCCATCTGTTCGATTAGAATGCCCTAATCTTGGTCCCAGTTTCTCACATATAACTCAACTTGCTAGCATTTGCAAGTAACTCGGAAAAATACATTAACCTTTTTCAAGCTGACATAATAAGATGGAAATAGAGCAGATGCAGCAAAACATACAAAATTCTAGTTTGAGCATCATTGGGCGAACATTCTAATGAAATCTCTTACAAATTATGTGTCTTCGTATTAATTTGACTAAAAGATTACCGTATCACGAGTCAACTAAAAGAATTTTGAAACAATTCCTCGCATTATCAGAAATTTAAACCCACCCAATCTGCCTAATTCAGTTCCAAAATAAATGAGAAAGAAGTAACAAAATAGTATTTAACGGTATACCTCTTGCAGCAAGCTACCATCAACAGTATTAAAAATTCGAACCAGCGTCCCTTTCGAGCTAGCGGTAGCAAGCAACTGCCCGTCCTGCGAAAGCGCGAAGCACACAATTCTTGAATCATGAGCCATGATAAACTTGGTCCTCTTCGAGGCGTAATGCTCCACCCTAACTTGCCCCTTTTGCAATCCAGGGCAAACCAAAACCAAGGACCCAACCCCCTGAGATACCGCGCAGAGTCCCTTAGGATTCGCGATAGTCTCAATCTGGTGCAACAGCTTCAAATCCGCGAAATTGTAGACGAAAATCTTTTGTTCCAAAACAACTACGATTCGATCCCTCCGAAGCCGAACCGATCTTACCTCGGAACGGAACGAAAGCTCGCCGATGCATCGGCTCTGATGGTCGTCCCATATCATAACCTTATTGGGTGGGTATTGCGGGTCAGGTCCACCGCCAACAAGAGCCAAAATATTGCACCGGAAAAGCATCTCAACGACTCCAATACCGCCCCCGCGATCGAAATCCCGGCGAAATATCTCGCGGAATGGATCGCAATTGTAAATCCGGAAGCCATGATCAATCCCGGCGGCGAAGCAACCGTGGTCCTGGTTGAAGGAGATGTGGAGAAGAGAGGGCGCTGCCGCCGCTGCAGGAGCAATCGCCTCGGGTGGAGTCGGAAGAACGGCGTGGAAATTAGGGTTAGAGTTGGGGGTGGGGTCCTGGTCAGAAGAAGGGTGAAGCTCCATGTGAGGTAGAGATTCCGGGTCGTGGTCGGTTTGGTCTGTTGGGGAACGgaagttagggttagggttagggctAGGGCTAGCTGAAAGGGTAGCCATGGAAGGATTTAGTAACGAAATATGGATGATTAAGAGGAAGAGGACGGAAACAGATGGATAGAGAGAGAAAGGGGAGAGCAAATCACGATGGTGTCGTGCTGGAAATCGGAGGAGGAGGACAGTTGTTTGTTTTGGATTGGTGGTTATGGTTTATTTGGGGGGCAACAGTTAAAAAAGAAAACAGTTTAGACATACAAATACATATatgttgggttgggttgggtttggAATGAAGCATTCGTTAATTTAGAGAAGGCGAATCGACAAAAGCGGCCGAGTTTCGCTTTGTCCCTACGCCAGCTTCCATCCCAATATTCTCATTTCATCCTTAATGAAAACCAAGATTTATTCCATCAATTCTATCTTCAGCATTGATTAGCTTCGTAATGTCATTAtacttctttttttatatatttaatttatccaaattttttacaCATAAAAGGATTTACctacaatataaatttaaaattataattaataattattagtattttaaaagaaatttgataattgaGACAAAAGAGTGGATTGATAATTCTGttgctttaaattttaatattcataaaaaaaataaacaacaatAATCCTTAAAATCAAAAACATTACATGCATTGTTTTCTCTAACCATTTTTACAAATTCAGATAATCATatataaatagaaaaagaaaacaaaagtggATTGAAACACTTAAAATGTGTATTATAAAATAagtgtaaaattaattttttttaatatattttttgttttaatattattttgaatgtattaatagtttatagatattttttttctgttttattaAATTCATGGTATATGTGTCTATCTCAATCACGAAAACACAAATTAGATTATAAACAAACAAAATgaatattatttcaaaaaatatttcttttgggAAAAGCAAAACTCATTAAGCCAACTAAAACCAACCCAACATATTTACTCCATACAGTAAAcataattcaactattatatttaaaaataaaatagttttaaattatataatatttgaaaaacAATGTGAATTTGAGTGTGTTTGCATTGATGCACCCAATTTGTGAGTGCGTATTTTATAAAGTTTGGTGAAAGCAACCGGGCGGTAAGGATTTGCAATACTATTACGAACTAAACTCAGCTACTCTACTTATATTAGTAATGTTGCAATTTTGATCAAATTCAACTTTTCAAGGGCAAGGTTTGATATTTTTGGATCAAACTTGCTCCTTGCTCAATTTAGTCTTAGTATTGTCTTCATACAGTTTGCTCATTCAACCATTTGACCTGTGCTGTTACTCAAGGAAGCTAGGATAATGGGATAATAGCATCTATAACTCTTGTCCtaatttttactcataaaagccctttattcaaaatatatttactttaatattaaaataaagggcttttatgagtaaaagtCATAggttaagagcttatttaactgTAAAAATAGGTTGAGGACTTGTTTAAATACAATGTAGTGAGTAGAAGgggaataaataataataaaaaataaggaaGGCTTAGAGGGCAACTAGTCACATTTAAGCTTTGGTGCCGCCAGTCACTCAACATGGTAAATTTCAGTCCAATGCCGCCAATTTGACAGGCGGCACTAGTGAAACCAtatcattttgataaataatctAATGGGCATGCCATTTCagttattaattctattttttgccctatttcgagttttagaaacattgtgttaaattgttaatgtCTCGTTATTAGAAGTTGATGTTACATTATCACTGGAGATCCATAAAACTCTTTAGAAGCAAGAAACATTGAAGTAATCTATAAAGCTCATTAGAGGCAAAGGTTGCAATATCAGCGAAGATCATCTGCGTTAAATTGTTAATgtctcatttttttttcaatacctCTACTAGATTATCATTACAATATATCAACTTTTCCACATCAATCATGCTTGTAAGTTccccattttcttcttcttcaagtttaaGCACAACAATGAAAGACAAATTACTACAAAGAGGTGAATGACGTTCACGTTTAAAATTAGAACTCATATCAAATTGAAGATCAATGAATTTCCTTTGATTAATGTATTCTTTCGAATCAAGTAACTGAATTTTTTTCAAGTTGAGTTTTGAATATATTATTCTCCAAATGTTTTTTTAATACAGggtatttttattagttttattttttaaatttattttatttaatccggtcaaaatgagtttttaaaatgaaacaacaacaaattcaaagggttttttgaaatgaaaatggatGAATCTTTGAAATTACAATGcctgaatttatttttcatttaattcactttatttatattttttaaaaaataatttgaacttAAAAGAAGAAATAGAGATATGATCTCGAAATAACTTGATTTGATAaattacatattttgttaatCACGTTTACAACATGACATCTCATAACTGGGTTATGCGATAAATGAGATTAGAAATTAACATTGCTAGAAAGAGATACTTATTTGATAAATGAAAAGATAAATTCAGACATCAAAATTAACCTATGAAAGTAAATGTAccgtataaaatataaatttcatgattgtcccttattattattacttattttgatattaacaactatccattttaattatataaaatataaatttcaaataaGCTTGCAATCAGCTGATCCTGCTTCGAATTGTGAGCACTTTGTGGAAGTGGCTTAAAGTTTGGTGAAAGCAACCTGGCGGTGAGGATTTGAAGTACTATTTTGACTAAAGTGAGCTCCTGCTCTACTTATATTAGTAACGTTGCAAATTTAGTAAAATTCAACTTTTCAAGGCAGGTGCTACAAGTGGCAAGGTTTGATATTTTTGGATCAAACTTGCTCAAATTAGTCTCAGTACTGTCTTCGTATAATTTGCTCTTTGTACCACTAAGACCTGGGCCGTTACACATGGAAGCTAGGATAATGGTATAATACCATTTATAACTCTTgtattttagcaattttttttattgtggtACCTAAACTTTcagaatattattttttatatttaaaatttcatttcgttTATTAAAATTGGGATTTGCCTTTTAGCATCGTCAATGATTTGGTGTCGGTCTAGTAGTTAAATGGCATGTGACAATTATTGCATGTCACTTTACGCctcattatcaattatcaattttaattgaaaaaaaatggttGGGGATTTCAATTACCCTTATCTGAGAAAAAAAGGCAGAAATATAAGTATAGAtaatgttttgaaaatgaaaaggtTGGTTCGAATCACCTTCTTATGACTTAACATCACATAATCTTTGCCAAATATATCTTCTCTTTGCACCTTTCATGGTTATTAAAGGACTATACCTGACCTT is part of the Gossypium hirsutum isolate 1008001.06 chromosome D11, Gossypium_hirsutum_v2.1, whole genome shotgun sequence genome and encodes:
- the LOC121203132 gene encoding autophagy-related protein 18a; its protein translation is MATLSASPSPNPNPNFRSPTDQTDHDPESLPHMELHPSSDQDPTPNSNPNFHAVLPTPPEAIAPAAAAAPSLLHISFNQDHGCFAAGIDHGFRIYNCDPFREIFRRDFDRGGGIGVVEMLFRCNILALVGGGPDPQYPPNKVMIWDDHQSRCIGELSFRSEVRSVRLRRDRIVVVLEQKIFVYNFADLKLLHQIETIANPKGLCAVSQGVGSLVLVCPGLQKGQVRVEHYASKRTKFIMAHDSRIVCFALSQDGQLLATASSKGTLVRIFNTVDGSLLQEVRRGADRAEIYSLAFSSNAQWLAVSSDKGTVHVFSLKINGGSPGIDRSQSASDPVTSPHSSLSFIKGVLPKYFSSEWSVAQFRLVEGSQYIVAFGHQKNTVVILGIDGSFYRCQFDPVNGGEMTQLEYHNFLKPEAAF